Proteins found in one Osmerus mordax isolate fOsmMor3 chromosome 20, fOsmMor3.pri, whole genome shotgun sequence genomic segment:
- the c20h2orf42 gene encoding uncharacterized protein C2orf42 homolog, producing the protein MDSGLSVTSPPSTASPTVQTPPNLAARQRESRKNTPTTPAFLSNLGKATLRGIRKCPQCGIYNGTRGLSCKNKACGIVFKDGGCVARGRSSKRAVIEVVRVVIDGGGGGEDEGEEEGGEAIDSGIRVQVFSVCQRGRGSGTTQQGFVELVPTDTAIATGDGATLLTRVNLGRCFLPTCRQGQRTNQSQSQHILPNISKQGSSSDSPCAHIKQAIECQNRATPLPLKSSVLEGLPVSVDTQEELWKLATESPGPLVQRVSRDTMVVKCHSGPSHPLGLLHLTVGPAGVTGPPKAQRKERPGQQQVMFHCACQGGPRGGLRSEEGHPSRCGFGATAPEHCFHFYACVCAFTSDDKLSSEFAAFLDYSSNGVKSGSGGAVLCSSDKPLLQLEPITAHKTKRPRLEEPITGSSQPVDERQVTQGFQQWLASVTEKIHQTMHYQFDGKPEPLVFHIPQAFFNSLQHRLSLGSKKRRLPNATSAIVRNDSLPVGSFSKYTWHITNLMQVKRIFDTPELPLELTQSFVRNIDGSYSPFRCLEPPPDPPEGPSRTERPHPQPIRPLELRTFLRVGVSSSAEQKEGPPFVIEWIPDILPRSRVGELRISFQYGHQNGGQPDVCDEAARGGGAKGGGARGGGANKTTSATFQPNRSPAFIQVIV; encoded by the exons atggacTCTGGGTTATCCGTGACCTCCCCACCCAGCACAGCGTCTCCAACCGTACAGACTCCTCCGAACTTGGCAGCCAGGCAGCGAGAAAGCCGGAAGAATACACCCACCACCCCTGCCTTCCTCTCAAACCTGGGCAAAGCCACTCTCCGGGGCATCCGCAAATGCCCCCAGTGTGGCATTTACAATGGCACCCGCGGTCTTAGTTGTAAGAACAAGGCCTGCGGAATCGTCTTCAAGGACGGGGGGTGTGTTGCGAGGGGCAGGAGCTCCAAGAGGGCCGTGATAGAGGTGGTTAGGGTGGTgattgatggtggtggtggaggggaggatgaaggagaagaggagggaggagaagcgaTTGACTCAGGTATACGAGTCCAGGTGTTCTCCGTCTGCCAAAGAGGCAGGGGCAGTGGCACTACCCAGCAAGGCTTTGTGGAGCTGGTTCCCACGGATACCGCCATCGCCACGGGAGACGGGGCGACCCTGCTGACGCGGGTCAATCTAGGCCGTTGTTTCCTTCCCACCTGTCGTCAAGGTCAAAGGACCAATCAGAGCCAATCGCAGCACATTCTCCCCAACATCTCTAAACAGGGCTCGTCGTCAGACAGCCCTTGTGCCCACATCAAGCAGGCCATCGAGTGCCAGAACCGGGCCACCCCACTGCCCCTGAAGAGCTCCGTCCTAGAGGGGCTGCCTGTCTCGGTTGACACCCAAGAAGAGCTGTGGAAGCTGGCCACAGAGTCTCCGGGACCCCTGGTCCAGCGAGTGTCCAGGGACACCATGGTGGTGAAATGCCACTCAGGCCCCAGCCACCCTCTGGGGCTGCTGCACCTGACTGTGGGGCCTGCGGGGGTCACGGGGCCCCCGAAGGCCCAGAGGAAGGAGCGACCGGGCCAGCAGCAGGTTATGTTCCACTGTGCCTGTCAGGGTGGCCCCAGAGGGGggttgaggagtgaggaggggcaCCCCTCCCGTTGCGGTTTCGGCGCCACCGCGCCAGAACACTGCTTCCACTtctacgcctgtgtgtgtgcctttaccAGCGATGACAAACTGTCCTCTGAGTTTGCAGCTTTCCTCGATTACAGCTCCAACG GTGTGAAGTCGGGATCTGGCGGTGCTGTCCTGTGCTCCTCTGACAAGCCACTTCTGCAGCTGGAGCCAATCACAGCTCATAAAACAAAGAGACCCCGTCTGGAGGAGCCAATCACAG GGAGCAGCCAGCCAGTAGACGAACGGCAGGTGACCCAGGGCTTCCAGCAGTGGCTAGCCAGTGTGACCGAGAAGATCCACCAGACCATGCACTATCAGTTTGATG GAAAGCCAGAGCCCCTGGTGTTTCACATCCCCCAGGCGTTCTTCAACTCCCTGCAGCATCGCCTCTCTCTGGGTTCCAAGAAGAGACGGCTGCCCAACGCAACCTCAG caatcGTGAGGAACGACTCTCTGCCCGTGGGCTCATTTTCCAAGTACACCTGGCACATCACCAATCTCATGCAGGTCAAACGCATCTTCGACACTCCGGAG ctgcctctggagctcACCCAGAGTTTTGTGAGGAACATCGATGGGTCTTATTCTCCCTTCCGCTGCCTTGAGCCGCCCCCCGACCCTCCCGAGGGCCCCAGCAGGACGGAGaggccccacccccagcccataCGACCGCTGGAGCTACGTACCTTTCTCAGAGTgg GAGTCTCCTCCTCAGCGGAGCAGAAGGAAGGCCCCCCCTTTGTGATCGAGTGGATCCCAGACATCCTGCCTCGCTCGCGGGTGGGAGAGCTCAGGATCAGCTTCCAGTACGGACATCAGAACGGCGGCCAGCCGGACGTCTGCGACGAGGCGgccagagggggcggggccaaagggggcggggccagagggGGTGGGGCCAACAAGACCACATCTGCCACCTTCCAACCGAATCGCTCCCCTGCTTTCATTCAAGTGATTGTCTGA